In Acidobacteriota bacterium, one genomic interval encodes:
- a CDS encoding AMP-binding protein — translation MNVDYRELSSAPRDRLREWQDERLRALLAEITTNRFYQEKFRRAGLEPVKIRSVCDLSALPFTTKAELAAEQQQHPPYGRLLTYPISQYRYLHQTSGTTGQPLRWLDTAEDWEIFVRCWSQVYLSAGVTPEDLVFCAFSFGPYISHWTGIDGARYIGALALSGGGMHSEQRLRAILDNRCTVLVSTPTYALHLAEVADKLGLNLRDSDIRITIHAGEPGASVPNVKRRIEEAWGARCFDHAGATEVGAWAFDCQAKDGAIHLNEAEFIFDVIDPNTCAPVGEGVRGELVITTLGRPGMPVLRYRTGDLVELTTEPCACGRTLARIKGGVLGRADDMLTVRGVNLYPAAIDNLIRAIPAITEFEVEIRRVAQMDDLLLKVETNERSSFVEVEQAILGAFRAQLNIRVSVAEAESGSLPRYEFKARRYKRVAN, via the coding sequence ATGAATGTGGATTATCGTGAACTGTCATCCGCACCGCGCGACCGGTTGCGGGAATGGCAGGATGAACGGCTGAGGGCATTGCTGGCGGAAATCACTACCAATCGGTTTTATCAGGAAAAATTCCGCCGCGCCGGGCTGGAACCGGTCAAAATTCGCAGCGTTTGCGACCTGTCCGCATTGCCTTTCACAACCAAAGCCGAACTGGCCGCAGAACAACAACAGCACCCGCCGTACGGCAGACTTCTCACCTATCCGATCTCGCAGTATCGCTATTTACATCAAACTTCCGGGACGACCGGGCAGCCGTTGCGCTGGCTGGACACGGCGGAAGACTGGGAAATCTTTGTGCGTTGCTGGTCGCAAGTCTACTTAAGTGCAGGCGTCACGCCGGAAGATTTGGTGTTTTGCGCGTTTTCCTTCGGGCCGTATATCAGCCATTGGACGGGAATTGATGGCGCTCGGTACATTGGCGCACTGGCATTGTCCGGCGGCGGAATGCATTCGGAACAACGGCTGCGCGCCATCCTGGACAACCGCTGCACCGTGCTGGTTTCGACGCCGACGTATGCGCTGCATCTGGCCGAAGTCGCCGATAAATTGGGATTGAACCTGCGCGATTCTGACATTCGCATCACCATCCACGCGGGCGAACCCGGCGCAAGCGTGCCCAATGTCAAACGCCGCATCGAAGAAGCCTGGGGCGCGCGCTGTTTCGATCACGCCGGAGCGACCGAAGTCGGCGCGTGGGCTTTTGATTGCCAGGCCAAAGACGGCGCGATTCATTTGAACGAAGCAGAATTTATCTTTGACGTGATTGACCCGAACACTTGCGCGCCGGTTGGCGAAGGCGTGCGCGGCGAACTGGTCATCACCACACTCGGTCGCCCCGGAATGCCTGTGCTGCGATACCGAACGGGCGATTTGGTGGAGTTGACGACGGAACCATGCGCTTGCGGACGAACCCTGGCGCGCATCAAAGGCGGCGTGCTGGGACGCGCAGACGATATGCTGACCGTGCGCGGCGTCAATCTGTATCCGGCGGCGATTGATAACCTGATCCGCGCGATTCCCGCGATTACCGAATTTGAAGTCGAAATCCGCCGCGTTGCTCAGATGGATGACTTGCTGCTAAAAGTCGAAACCAACGAGCGGTCTTCGTTCGTTGAAGTGGAGCAGGCGATTCTCGGCGCCTTCCGCGCGCAACTGAACATCCGCGTCAGCGTCGCAGAAGCCGAGAGCGGCAGCTTGCCGCGTTACGAATTCAAAGCACGGCGGTATAAGCGAGTGGCAAATTGA
- a CDS encoding coproporphyrinogen III oxidase family protein, whose product MTEITNTKTEVGNYFVSNYPPFSQWKPENTSDAIQALNQPPRTEQPLGLYIHIPFCRKRCKFCYFKVYTDKNASDIERYLNALIKENELYSRFPALQGRQLRLAYFGGGTPSYISERQLAYLVEGLNRHVSWEHSEEVTFECEPGTLKKAKLETLKEIGVTRLSLGVEHFNDAILAANGRAHLSAEVYKAYEWAREVDFPQINIDLIAGMMGESEATWRDAVRRALELEPDSVTIYQMELPYNTVISREMIEQGLDSPIADWPTKRRWLEYALDEFQARGYRSASAYTLATTKKPTRFIYTDNLWHGGDMIGLGVSSFSHFDGVHFQNHPSFEDYVKALENNQQPLWRALRLTPKQRLIREMILLLKTGAIDTKYFQRKFGVDVWQEFQPAYEHLAKEDMLRRNNGTIELTRRGLLQVDHFLSEFFEPELKAVRYA is encoded by the coding sequence ATGACAGAAATCACAAACACGAAAACCGAAGTTGGCAATTATTTTGTTTCCAACTACCCGCCGTTTTCGCAGTGGAAGCCGGAAAACACTAGCGATGCAATTCAGGCATTGAATCAACCGCCGCGAACCGAGCAGCCGCTTGGCTTGTACATCCACATCCCGTTTTGCCGCAAACGCTGCAAGTTCTGTTACTTCAAGGTTTACACGGACAAGAACGCTTCGGACATCGAACGTTACCTGAACGCGTTGATCAAGGAGAATGAACTGTACAGCCGCTTTCCTGCCTTGCAGGGAAGGCAATTGCGGTTGGCGTATTTTGGCGGCGGCACGCCTTCGTACATCAGCGAACGGCAGCTTGCGTATCTGGTCGAAGGCTTGAACCGGCACGTCAGTTGGGAACATTCTGAAGAAGTGACGTTTGAATGCGAACCGGGCACCTTGAAAAAAGCGAAGCTGGAAACGCTGAAGGAAATCGGCGTTACGCGGCTAAGTCTGGGCGTGGAGCATTTCAACGACGCGATTCTGGCGGCCAATGGCCGCGCGCATCTTTCGGCGGAAGTCTACAAAGCCTACGAATGGGCGCGCGAAGTGGATTTTCCGCAAATCAACATTGATCTGATCGCCGGGATGATGGGCGAATCAGAAGCGACGTGGCGCGACGCGGTTCGCCGCGCGCTGGAACTGGAACCGGATTCGGTGACGATTTATCAAATGGAATTGCCGTACAACACGGTGATTTCGCGCGAAATGATCGAACAGGGCTTGGATTCGCCGATTGCCGACTGGCCTACGAAACGGCGCTGGTTGGAATATGCGCTCGATGAATTCCAGGCGCGCGGCTACCGCTCGGCCAGCGCTTACACGCTGGCGACGACCAAAAAGCCGACGCGGTTTATTTACACCGACAATCTGTGGCACGGCGGCGATATGATCGGGCTTGGCGTGTCGTCGTTTTCGCATTTCGATGGTGTGCATTTCCAAAATCATCCGAGCTTCGAAGACTACGTGAAGGCTCTGGAAAATAACCAACAACCACTCTGGCGAGCCTTGCGGTTGACGCCCAAACAGCGGCTGATCCGCGAAATGATTCTGCTGCTGAAAACCGGCGCGATTGATACCAAATACTTTCAGCGCAAATTCGGCGTAGATGTCTGGCAGGAATTTCAGCCGGCGTATGAACATTTGGCCAAGGAAGACATGCTGCGGCGGAACAATGGAACGATTGAACTGACGCGGCGCGGGTTGTTGCAGGTTGACCATTTTCTGTCGGAATTCTTTGAACCTGAATTGAAGGCAGTTCGATACGCTTAA